Genomic window (Blattabacterium cuenoti):
CTGGGGTAAAAGTATCCATATTTAATACATGAAATCCTGCTGTTCTAGATGTAGCTGAAGAAAAAAATGAGGCAATACATTTCCCATGAAAAGAAGTATGTTCGGAAAGAGAAAAATAATATTCACTGATATAATAAAAAATAGTTCCAAAAAAAAGTAAAATCGAAGTTGTCAGTATAACAATTTTTGTATTTAAAGTTACTACATGCGCAGGACGTCTAAAATCTTCATCTTTAAAAATTTTTAAAAAATATTTTTTTATAGTTATCCATATATATGTAAAAAAATTAAATAAAATGTTAAATCCTATTCCTCCTAATATTAATAAAAAAGCAATAATTAATTGAAATAGATAATTAAATCTTACAGATTGTGAATATAATCCTTGACTCAAAGTAGAAAAACCACTATTACAAAAAGCGGATATAGAATGAAAAATAGAAAAAAATAAAATATTATCAGATTCTATTGTATTTTTTTCTTTTATAGAAAAATAAATTAATAAAGATCCTATAAATTCTACTGTTAAAGTAAACATGACTACTTTCACAGCTAAAGTCAAAACATTACTTGTTGTTTTTGTATTTAAAAAATTACTGACAAAAATAGCTTCCTTAAAAGAAAATCCATCTCTAAAAAAGTAACTAAAAAAAGAAGTGATAGTTAAAATACCTAACCCCCCCAATTCTATTAATATAAGTATGAAAATTTTACCCAAATATGTAAAATCTTTAGCAGTGTCTAATACTACTAATCCTGTTACACATACAGCACTAGTAGAAGTAAATAAAGCATCTATAAATGATATTTTTTTTATTGTAGATGCAGGGAGCATTAATAAAATAGATCCTAAAAAGGATAAAAAAACAAAACTTGTAATGAAGATGAAAGCAGGATTATGAATTTTAACGTAAACTAATCGCATGAAATAAGTCACACGAATTAGAACATGCAAAATTAAACTAATCAGTGTAGATATTTTTATATCTGCTGTCATGTTTTCATTATAATAAAATAAGATTTTAACAAAAGAAAAAATAAGAGAAAGTACTAATATTGAAAAGGATAAAACAATCATAGATCTATAACCTTTTTTAAGGTTTTTATCAAAAAGAATCAAAAAGTGGAATATACTTATCATTAACACAATTCCTAAAAGGATTTCGATATTAAAAAATCGAAAAGGAGTCCATCCTAAAGAGAGAATTATATAAATAAATATAATTGGAGTGAATATATCCAAAAAATTTTTTAATTTAATTTGGATCATAATTTTAGATAAAAATTTTTTTTATATTTTTTGATCCCTTTTTTTTTCAGAATATTGAAATCCAATTTTGTCATAATTAGTTCCAATTTTTATTTTTTTTATTTTGTTCATTCCATATAAACTCAACAATTTTCCAGTAAAATAAACAATTTTATTTTGAATCGTAGAAATAATAATAAATCCTTTTTTTTATGAAATTATACAGTCTATAATTTTATTATTTCAATTAATTAATAATCTTAAACGTTATAATCCAACTTTATAAAAAATATAACTTTTACAAAAACTATGATATTTTTTAATAAATAGGTACATAGTAAATCTACTTAAAATTTATTTTTTTAAAAAAATAGATAGATAGAATACTAGTTTTAGTATAAAAAAAATACTAATCATTGAAAGTTTATATATTTGTTGTGCATTTTAAGTAAAAAGGAACAAATTTTTCGACATCATTAAATTTTTTTTCACAAAATTTTTTATAAGATATGAAAGACATATCCATTGCAGATGGCTTTTTGTATATAAATTCATTATTTTCAGAAAAAATCAATTTATGATTGATTATAGAAGGAATATTTCCTATAAAATATACTTTTTTATTTTTTGATTTTAAGAAAGATTTTAAAAAATTATCATCTAATTTTTTTATTATAATAGGATTCAGTCTTTCTTTTGATTCATTAAATAATGAAGTATAGAAAAAATTAGATTTAACATGTATCATAGGAATCAAAAATCCTTTTTTTATATTTATTTTATAACTCATTACAGTCAATGTATCCACAGACAATAAAGGAATCTTTAAAGTATAGCATAATCCTCTAGCAGTAGATGCTCCAATTCTTAAAGAAGTATAGGATCCTGGGCCTTTGTTAACACAAATAGAATTTAAATCATTGATATGAATTCCGGAAATACTGATAGCATATTGTATGAATGCATGTAATTTTTCAGAATGAGAATATATTTCGGAATATTCTTCTACGGATGTTATACATCTTCCATTATTAGCGATACTGACTGAACAATTTTTAGTAGAAGTTTCTAAATTTAAAATTAAAGACATAATTATATTTTTTAAATTAATACATTAATTAAAATGATAAAAATAGAAGAAGTAATTGAATATATTGTATCCTGGTTAAAGGAATATATTCAAAAATCAAAATCTAATGGCTTTATTATTGGAATATCTGGAGGAATAGATTCTTCAGTTACATCTTGTTTAGTAGCTATGACAAAGGTTCCAACTGTTATATTAGAAATGCCTATTCTGGAAAAAAAAAAAATTTACTTTCTATAAAACATGCAAAATTTTTGACAGAAAAATTTTCAAATGTTCATTATCTTAAGAAAGATTTATCTACTTTATTCACTGCTTTTTGTTATATAACTAATGATAACATTGAAAAATCTAAATTTTCTTTAGCATTAGCTAATGTTAAATCTCGTATTCGTATGTTAACTTTATATTATTATGCTAATGCCAAAAATTATCTTGTTGTTGGAACTGGAAATAAAGTGGAAGATTTTGGAGTAGGTTTTTTTACAAAATATGGAGATGGAGGGGTCGATTTACATCCTATAGCTGATTTGACTAAAAGTGAAGTACGTTTTTTGGCTAAAAAATTGAATATTATTAAAGAAATACAAAAAGCAAAACCTACAGATGGACTTTGGGAAGATCAACGATCAGATGAAGATCAATTAGGAGCTACTTATGAAGAATTAGAATGGGCCATGAAAATTATGAAACATAAAAATTATACTTTTTCTGAAATAGAAAATAAAATTTTTAAAAAATATCAAATTTTGCATGAAAAAAATATACATAAGATGATTTCTATTCCCATATGTAAAATACCTGATAATATAAAAAAATAAAATTTTTGTTATTATTATAAAATAAATCATACAGAATCGTTTTCGTAACTTTGTTTATCATTATGATGGAAGGAAAATATAAAAAAAATTTAAAAAAAGAAACAGTGACTCAAAAGTCTAATTCTATTTTAAATCACTTAATCAATACAGGTTATACTTTACCAAATAATGTTAATTTTATGAGTGATGAAGATAAAATTGAAAAAATAAAACAACATTTTTTTCAGATTATGAAAATTTTAGGTTTAGATATGAATGATGATAGTTTACGTAAAACACCTAAACGGGTGGCAAAAATGTTTATACAAGAAATATTTAGTGGACTAAACCTTAAAAATAAACCCAACTTTTCTATTTTTGAAAATAAATATAAATATAACCAAATGTTAATAGAAAAAAATATAACAGTTTATTCTACTTGTGAACATCATTTTCTTCCTATTGTAGGAAAAGCTCATGTAGGTTATATTTCTAATGGAAAAGTTGTAGGTCTTTCTAAAATTAATAGAATTGTTAATTTTTATGCAAAAAGACCACAAGTTCAAGAACGTTTAACAATACAAATTGTTCAATCTTTACAAAAAATGTTAGAAACACAAGATGTCGCTTGTATTATAGAAGCAAAACATTTATGCGTAAATTCTCGTGGAATTAGAGATATAGAGAGCAGTACAGTCACTACTGAATTTACAGGATCATTTAAAAATAATTCGGAAATTCGAAAAGAATTTTTGCATCATGTTGGAATTTCTTAAATGAAAAAAATGGAGGAAAAAA
Coding sequences:
- a CDS encoding TrkH family potassium uptake protein; this encodes MIQIKLKNFLDIFTPIIFIYIILSLGWTPFRFFNIEILLGIVLMISIFHFLILFDKNLKKGYRSMIVLSFSILVLSLIFSFVKILFYYNENMTADIKISTLISLILHVLIRVTYFMRLVYVKIHNPAFIFITSFVFLSFLGSILLMLPASTIKKISFIDALFTSTSAVCVTGLVVLDTAKDFTYLGKIFILILIELGGLGILTITSFFSYFFRDGFSFKEAIFVSNFLNTKTTSNVLTLAVKVVMFTLTVEFIGSLLIYFSIKEKNTIESDNILFFSIFHSISAFCNSGFSTLSQGLYSQSVRFNYLFQLIIAFLLILGGIGFNILFNFFTYIWITIKKYFLKIFKDEDFRRPAHVVTLNTKIVILTTSILLFFGTIFYYISEYYFSLSEHTSFHGKCIASFFSSATSRTAGFHVLNMDTFTPVTILVTIFLMWIGASPASTGGGIKTSTFALALMNILSLSRGKNRLEIQRREISTESVRLSFSIIMLSIIVIYISILIIIFLDPRENILSISFEVVSAFSTAGLSLGITSNLSNGSKLVLIFLMLLGRIGVFNVMIGLLRKNKIGSHHYYRFPKENILIN
- the tsaB gene encoding tRNA (adenosine(37)-N6)-threonylcarbamoyltransferase complex dimerization subunit type 1 TsaB, with protein sequence MSLILNLETSTKNCSVSIANNGRCITSVEEYSEIYSHSEKLHAFIQYAISISGIHINDLNSICVNKGPGSYTSLRIGASTARGLCYTLKIPLLSVDTLTVMSYKINIKKGFLIPMIHVKSNFFYTSLFNESKERLNPIIIKKLDDNFLKSFLKSKNKKVYFIGNIPSIINHKLIFSENNEFIYKKPSAMDMSFISYKKFCEKKFNDVEKFVPFYLKCTTNI
- the folE gene encoding GTP cyclohydrolase I FolE codes for the protein MMEGKYKKNLKKETVTQKSNSILNHLINTGYTLPNNVNFMSDEDKIEKIKQHFFQIMKILGLDMNDDSLRKTPKRVAKMFIQEIFSGLNLKNKPNFSIFENKYKYNQMLIEKNITVYSTCEHHFLPIVGKAHVGYISNGKVVGLSKINRIVNFYAKRPQVQERLTIQIVQSLQKMLETQDVACIIEAKHLCVNSRGIRDIESSTVTTEFTGSFKNNSEIRKEFLHHVGIS